The DNA window GTTATTATTCTGATAGTCTGAATCGGGATGCAAAAATAGAGACTTTTTTTATATTAACCAAGAGATAAACCTTTTTTAGTCAAAACATTTTGTATTTTTTATCTATTTAGATTACTTTTGCACCCGAAATGAAGAAAATGAGTAAAATAAAAGATTAATAAATAGTTAAATAAAAAAAGTATGATCAATTCACAAGACATCAAAAACGGAACTTGTATCCGTATGGACGGAAAGCTCTATTTCTGTATCGAATTTCTACATGTAAAACCAGGAAAAGGAAACACTATCATGCGTACAAAGTTGAAAGACGTTGTGTCTGGTCGTGTTCTTGAGCGCCGTTTCAATATCGGTGAAAAGCTTGAAGATGTTCGTGTGGAACGTCGTCCTTTCCAATTCTTATATAAAGAAGGTAGCGACTATATTTTCATGAACCAGGAAACTTATGATCAGGCTCCTATTGCTCATGACTTAATCACTGGCGTTGATTTCATGAAAGAGGGTATGATTGTAGAAGTTGTTTCTGATGCTTCAACTGAAACAGTCCTTTTTGCTGAAGTTCCTACTAAAGTTCAACTATTGGTAACTTATACAGAACCAGGACTTAAGGGTGATACTGCAACTAACGCAACTAAACCTGCTACTGTTGAAACAGGTGCTGAAGTTCGCGTTCCTTTATTTATCAATGAAGGCGAAATAATCGAAATAGATACTCGTGACGGTTCTTACCAAGGTCGTGTTAAGGCTTAATCTTTAAGCATAAAAATATTTTTTAATCCCCTCTTTTTGAGGGGATTTTGTTATATACAAATCTAACTATGTTCTACTCCGTAATAATTCCCGTATACAATCGTCCCGATGAAGTGAACGAACTTCTGGTTAGTCTCACGAAGCAGCATTTTACTAATTTTGAAGTGTTGGTTGTTGAGGATGGATCTACTGTGCCTTGTGAAGAAGTAGTAAACAAGTTTAAGGAAAGTCTGGATATTAAATATTTCTTTAAACCAAATTCCGGTCCTGGTCAGACTCGAAATTTTGGTGCAGAACGTAGTAAGGGAGATTATCTGATTATTCTTGATTCCGACTGCATAATTCCTGAAGGCTATTTTGATGCTGTTGAGGCTGAACTGAAAAAGGAGCATGCCGATGCTTTTGGTGGTCCTGACCGTGCAGACGCATCTTTTTCGGATATGCAAAAAGCGATAAATTATGCTATGACCTCTTTCTTTACGACTGGTGGTATACGTGGCGGAAAAAAGAAACTCGATAAATTCTATCCTCGAAGCTTTAACATGGGAGTAAAGCGAGATGTTTATATGAATTTGGAAGGATTTTCTAAAATGCGTTTTGGAGAAGATATTGATTTTAGTATTCGCATTTTCAAGAACAATTATAAATGCCGGTTATTTCCCGATGCGTGGGTTTATCATAAACGACGCACCGATTTAAAGAAATTCTTTAAGCAGGTGCATAATTCAGGCATTGCCCGCATTAACTTATTTAAAAAATATCCTGAATCATTAAAACTGGTTCATCTTTTGCCTGCAGCTTTTACAGTAGGACTATTATTTTTGCTGACTGTTTCCTGCTTTTGCTTCTGGGGCTTAATTCCAATTCTTTTTTATGCATTGATTATTTTGCTTGATTCTTCTTTTCAGAATAAGAGCATAAAGATTGGAGCAATTTCTATTATAGCCTCTTTTATTCAACTTACAGGATATGGTTCCGGTTTTATCAGAGCATGGTGGAAAAGAGTAGTGCTGAAGAAAGATGAATTTTCTGCATTTGAGAAGAACTTTTATAAATAAAAATATAAACCTATTTTAAAGAAGCACGAATTCAGGTAGGATGTCTCCTTGTTGAATCCGTGCTTTTTTATCTCTATGAAAAACAATGAAAGAAAAACTAACGATTAATCAATGGGCAGAAGAAGATCGTCCCAGAGAAAAAATGCTGGAAAAAGGAATAGGAGCTTTGACCGATGCCGAACTTCTGGCTATTCTTATAGGTTCTGGTAATACAGAGGAGACTGCTGTGGAACTGATGCGCAGAGTACTGGCTTCATGCAATCATAATTTAAACGAACTAGGAAAGTTGACAGTTGATGATTTGTGTACTTACAAAGGGATTGGCCCGGCGAAAGCAATTTCTATATGTGCAGCTTCAGAGCTTGGAAAACGAAGGAAACTCTCAGAACTGACGGAACGCAATCAGGTAACATGCTCTACTGATGTTTACAATCTGATGCATCCGTTAATGTGCGATTTACCTACCGAAGAGTGCTGGGTGTTATTACTAAATCAGTCGAACAAAGTGATTGATAAAGTGAAAATCAGTTCGGGTGG is part of the uncultured Bacteroides sp. genome and encodes:
- the efp gene encoding elongation factor P; this translates as MINSQDIKNGTCIRMDGKLYFCIEFLHVKPGKGNTIMRTKLKDVVSGRVLERRFNIGEKLEDVRVERRPFQFLYKEGSDYIFMNQETYDQAPIAHDLITGVDFMKEGMIVEVVSDASTETVLFAEVPTKVQLLVTYTEPGLKGDTATNATKPATVETGAEVRVPLFINEGEIIEIDTRDGSYQGRVKA
- a CDS encoding glycosyltransferase, whose amino-acid sequence is MFYSVIIPVYNRPDEVNELLVSLTKQHFTNFEVLVVEDGSTVPCEEVVNKFKESLDIKYFFKPNSGPGQTRNFGAERSKGDYLIILDSDCIIPEGYFDAVEAELKKEHADAFGGPDRADASFSDMQKAINYAMTSFFTTGGIRGGKKKLDKFYPRSFNMGVKRDVYMNLEGFSKMRFGEDIDFSIRIFKNNYKCRLFPDAWVYHKRRTDLKKFFKQVHNSGIARINLFKKYPESLKLVHLLPAAFTVGLLFLLTVSCFCFWGLIPILFYALIILLDSSFQNKSIKIGAISIIASFIQLTGYGSGFIRAWWKRVVLKKDEFSAFEKNFYK
- the radC gene encoding DNA repair protein RadC → MKEKLTINQWAEEDRPREKMLEKGIGALTDAELLAILIGSGNTEETAVELMRRVLASCNHNLNELGKLTVDDLCTYKGIGPAKAISICAASELGKRRKLSELTERNQVTCSTDVYNLMHPLMCDLPTEECWVLLLNQSNKVIDKVKISSGGISETSVDVRCVLREALMKRAVSIILCHNHPSGNTRPSKEDDKLTSKVRQAGDYMNINLADHLIVCDGHYYSYVDEGRF